A genomic window from Betta splendens chromosome 17, fBetSpl5.4, whole genome shotgun sequence includes:
- the st6galnac3 gene encoding alpha-N-acetylgalactosaminide alpha-2,6-sialyltransferase 3, whose translation MKRSTIVCGDIRMAWMWKRKPLIATSLVVAVSLFVVAVNYSDKPYFLFLPAFGQCFSSRWVSKQPYKAFKPHPGYVSIPKQEPLRLHCELCSIVSSSGQMLGQAAGPRIDRSPCIWRMNNAPTRGFENDVGRRTTLRVVSHTSVPLLLQKPQYFFGQGNDTVYVVWGPLRNMRTDGKGIVYNMLQQASENYPHARIYVTTEDRMNYCDRVFKKETGKDRIQSGSYLSTGWFTLILAMDMCKEIHIYGMINDTYCKSESYRKVPYHYYEAGSRDECAEYLLHESAPYGGHRFITEKSVFAKWAKSHAIKFMNPLWQPS comes from the exons AGGAAGCCGCTGATCGCCACCAGCCTGGTCGTGGCCGTGTCGCTCTTCGTGGTGGCGGTGAACTACTCGGACAAGCcctacttcctgttcctgccgGCGTTCGGCCAGTgcttcagcagccgctgggTCTCCAAGCAGCCGTACAAGGCCTTCAAGCCTCACCCGGGCTACGTCAGCATCCCCAAGCAGGAG cccctcaggctccactgtgagcTCTGCAGCATCGTCTCCAGCTCCGGCCAGATGCTGGGCCAGGCCGCCGGGCCCCGCATCGACCGCTCCCCCTGCATCTGGCGCATGAACAACGCGCCCACGCGCGGCTTCGAGAACGACGTGGGCCGGCGGACCACGCTGCGGGTCGTGTCGCACACCAgcgtgccgctgctgctgcagaagccCCAGTACTTCTTCGGGCAGGGCAACGACACGGTGTACGTGGTGTGGGGGCCGCTGCGCAACATGAGGACGGACGGGAAGGGCATCGTCTACAACATGCTGCAACAGGCCTCCGAGAACTACCCCCACGCGAGGATCTACGTCACCACGGAGGACAGGATGAACTACTGCGACAGGGTCTTCAAGAAGGAGACGGGAAAAGACAG gatcCAGTCCGGCTCCTACCTCAGCACCGGCTGGTTCACGCTCATCCTCGCCATGGACATGTGCAAGGAGATCCATATCTACGGCATGATAAATGACACCTACTGCAA GTCCGAGAGCTACAGGAAGGTTCCGTACCACTACTACGAGGCCGGCAGCCGGGACGAGTGCGCCGAGTACCTGCTGCACGAGAGCGCTCCCTACGGAGGCCACCGCTTCATCACCGAGAAGTCCGTGTTCGCCAAGTGGGCCAAGAGCCACGCCATCAAGTTCATGAACCCGCTGTGGCAGCCGTCGTGA